A stretch of DNA from Rattus rattus isolate New Zealand chromosome 18, Rrattus_CSIRO_v1, whole genome shotgun sequence:
TTGTCTGACGTGTCATGGGGTTTGTTGATGGGCTCTGGGTAGCAGGTTCCCCAGATCATCAGTGTTCTGAGGGTCATCATTGAATTCTCTAACAGTGTCCACTGCCGCCCCCTGCTTTCTTGTTCTTGgctgtttaatttctcttctcttgtgTCTCCTGTGTTTTTCTGACTTGTCTGAGATACCACAGTGGAGGCTTCAGTCAGGAGCTTGGTGTATTTGGTTTTCTGACccattttgagtttttgttttcttgtttggtgCAGCATTAGTGTATTGCGTTATGGTCAGCATGTGACTGTCTCAGAACCATTTATGGAAGAGACTGTCCTTTACTCACCGCCTGCTCTGTCACTGTCGTTAGAAATCAGGCGATTGGGCTTAGTCCACTGATGTTCCCACTCTTCATCTCTGCTGCAGAAGCAGCATCACCATGGTTTTGACCCCAAGGACTTCACAGTTGGTAATCGTGCTCTGGGCTCCAGTGCAGTGCTGAGTGGATGTGGATATCAACACCTTGTTCCTGACTTAGGAAGTGTCCAGGGCAGGCTTCATAGGAGTCCTACGTTACACTGAAGACATTCTGTTAGATGACTTGTTGAGTGTCTTTACTAGGAAGGGGTGTCTAAAACTATCAGCCCTGGGCTCTTCCTGCATGGATGGTCTTTCATTGAGCTCAACTTCTTTGACCCTCTCAGGGCAAATCCTTTGTCCTGGGCCACTTCATACACTTTAGACCTGAGGTACTGATGGATAAAAATGCAAGAGACACCTGAAACAGTAACCACTGGGGTCTGGGTAACAAAATAAGAGTAGACAGGATGTGCTGTGGAGTCAAATGGTTAGTAAACAATGTAACACTAAATATCAACACAGAGATCAAACTATGTAACAAGATCATGTGGTTATCATTACTTAGAACCCAATCTAAATGAAGctgaactggaaagaacccaacaACTCTGGTACACTGAGGATACCTGGCCATATCCAAAAGTCATTGTTAGTGCAGTACggtgaaaagaagaaatagaagggctggagtgatggctcagtggttaagagcactggctgctcttcctgtggtcctgagttcaattctggaaaccacatggtggctcacaagcatctgtaatgagatctgatgccctcttctggtgtgtctgaagacagcaacagtatactcatataaataaactaaataaatcttttgaggaagaagataatagaaggaaaaggagggctAAAATAACACAGTGCACAGCCATGAAGAACACCCAAAGCAGTAGCATCTTCCCCTACCATGCAGGTTGCCTTACAACTTAGGCCAAAGGCATCTCAATGAATTTCAAATTGTTGAGACCATATGAGACATCACCTCacaatggaaagaaatagaaaccaaaacagaaagagaactggAGATTTTACACTAATCTGTAGAAGTAGAAGACATATTTAGATAGCCATGCAGTCAGAGGGGAGACTGGAAGATAAGAGAAGCTCTGGGATGTGGCCAAAACATCACAAGGGGGAAACTCATAGCCATAAAGGAAGTGCCCAGACCAGTCATCTAAACCCACACCTCAAGGAACCAGCAGCAGGAAGCACAAACAACCCAGAGCCAGCAGCACATAGGAAATGCAGATTTGAACcagacatggaggtcagaggaaaacagcCTCGGGAATGAGGCAACAAAGAGCAACAGTGGACGATGTCTAacccaagaaaggaaaaggagacgtAAATAACTAAAATGACAGGTGGACACAGAGTCATGGATGTGTGTTTACATAAGCAAGATGGAGTAGACAGAAGAGCACCCTGAACCATGTACCCTGTCACAGTGGCTGGTGACATAGGAGGGAACTGAGGGGGCAAGGGCAGACCCCATGCAGTCTAGAGACAAGGTGTAGACAGACTTCATTTCCTTCTGTGCCTTCTGAGTCCTGTCTGTCATGAATAAAAACAAGCCATGATTACAGAACACTTCTGTGAGCCATGAGCTCCCCTAACTATGCAGAAATAGCTtcatttttcctcatttctttttcttttgtgtaactTAAGCCTGGCCTCCAGCACTTGCCCCTAAGCGTTCCATGCTGGAGTTGTTAAAAGATTTTAGCACTTTTGtaaattttctcttgttttcgGATAAGGTAATTTCTAGATTGActtcaaacttgtgattctcctgcttcagctttctaAGTAGTTGGAATATGGATAACAGATCTCATGGACACCtctccattttttatttaaagggcAGTTTGCTGCTGCCCACTCCTGAGTAGACTGTCTCCTCCCTATCCTATAAGCATGCCACACCATTGCCTCCTGGCCTCAGATTCAGGTGAGAAATGACCTTCTAACTGGCACCACTGTCTTGTAGTAACTGCATCGGAGTGTGTCTTTTCAGTGACTTTTGAgttttttctccctgcagttcaCTGTGCTTTGTGGACATGAAGTTCCAAGAGCCCTGTCACTTTGGGGAAGGATTTCAGTTATCTCTGGAAATATGTCAACTATGTCTTATTGGCATAGCGTAGTACCCTTGGGCATTACCATCGTAGCTGTAAGGGCACATTTTGATGGAACCGCAGACACAGTGTGTGGTTGTCATGAGCACTGAGCCGCATAGTCCCTTCcccatgtaaaaacaaaacaaaacaaaacaaaacaaaacaaaacaaaacaaaacaaggggctggagagatggcccagaagtTAAGAgtagtggctgctcttccagaggtcctgagttcaattcccaacagccacatggtggctcacaactgtctgttatgGGACCTGGTACCTTCTTATGGCCTGTAGGTGTACCTGCAGATGGAGCCttgctgtaaaataaataaatctgaaaaaatacatttgaaatgctaaAAACAATCAGGAAGTAAAACCAAAACGAAAacgaaaaacaacaacaagaaatccCTGTCCCTCTCTGATGCTCCCTGTGCAGCCTGGGAAACCTCAGTCTTGCTCTCAGTCGCTGATATTGAGTGAGGCCACACAGgatcaaaagacaaacaaattatACGAATTCTCGCTTATATTTGAAGTGTAACTTCTTATGTTTCcatgtgtgcatttctgtggGACTGAGTGTGTATGAAGCTTGTAAGACTAGGGAGGGGACATAGTGGTTGGGAGGCATTCAGACAGAGTGGAGGGGTAGCTGAACATGTTATATAAAAGCAGAAGGATGATCCAGAGGTGGAATGTTTTAAGCAGGCaaggggcagtaaggggggatGGGGTGTTTACCAAAGCTAAGTGTGTATGCAGTGCCATAAGGAAGCTTGCTACTTTGGGAATCATCGAAATAAAATGTGCTGCTGAGTCTCTGAGCATTTGTAATTcctaagtttttctttctgatgCTTCCAGATGCACAGTGTGATCAGAAAAGACTCAGGGTGAGATTTTGGCGGTTTGTGGTTCGTTAAGACTTGTTTTGTACCCTCTGATCTGGTCTATGCTAGGTAGAGAAAGTTCCATGTCCCGAAGGAAAGAATGTGTACGTTGTGGCTGTTGGAATGTTCTGGAGATGTCTGTCAAGTCCAGGAATGTTCTGGAGATGTCTGTCGAGTCCTTTGACCTGCTGTTCCAGTAGCTCAGGCTTTTGTGGATTTTTGCTTGCACCACCCACTGCCAGGGCAGCCGCTGCACAGCACAGTTGCTCATTATCAGGTTCTATCTCCTTGTTGTTCAAAGGCCGCTTGCTGCGTGAGGAGGGAGAACCACCACAGGGTGTGTATGGGTTAATAGTCTGGTGTCTTTATGATGAACTGACCCCCTGGTCGTTATTTGGTTACacgtctgtctctttcttctgcttGTCTTAATTCTGTTTTGTCAGATGTAAGCCTAGGCAATCCTGCAGTCTTCAAGTTCCATTTCCTCTCAAAGCCACTTTTATGCCCTTCTTTGAGGCTCTTGGCCTGCGTGCTGTTCAGATGCTGTGAATTTCTTGACGGTGGTATCCCGTTGGGTCTTGTTTTTCTAAATCGCACTCAGATGATCTGTCTTTTAACTGAAAAATTAAGACTGCTCACATTCAGAGTCATTGATGAAGGTGCAGTCTCATGCCTGTCCTGTTCCTGCTTTTCTTCTAGTTGTTCTGtgctctttgtttccttccttcctctctctttcctctgtgcaGGTACTGGCTTATAGAATTGTTAAtactttgtcttagttagggttttacttctgtgaagagataccatgaccaatgcaactcttataaaagacaacatttaattggggctcgcttataggttcagagattcagtccattatcatcatgctgGCTGTCACACCAAATTTCAGGGTCTCAGGACAAggataaaccctctcctccccttcctttccctccctttccctcccctcccctcccctccgtgGCACACCTCTTCCTCATAATGAAACCCTTTCTGTGGATGTATCAGAAACACTCTGTGAGCCCCAAGACAGGAATGCACAGCCCAGACCCAGAGGAGGTAGAACTGGGATCCCAGTATCAGAGCATGGGACAAGGGGGCAGGAGCTGTCTAGGACCTGTGTAAGGGCTCTAAGCCTCAGAGCTCAAAGGAGAGAGTCTGTGGGAAAGGATGACAGTCACTATGGAGACAGAGTAGATCAGAGGAAGCTTTATTGATGTGTAGAGCTCTAGAGTGGTACAGATGACCACAGCAGCAGGGTCATCAAGACAGGGACGGACCCGAAGGTGAAGCCAGCAACCTGGGACCTGGTGGTCGAGGAACATGCTGGTCTAACTAAGTGGTGGAGCTATACTCAGGTTTCTCCTCAGAGTGTATACATCTGTCTTCTGAGCTGTGCCTGCATGAGTGACAAGTACAGGCTGGTGGAGGTGCAGTCCTGTGCCCTGCTGCTTTGATGGGTCCTGGCACTCAGCAGCTGGACTTGTTTCCAGAGCAGGCCTGTCTGGAGCAGGCAGGGCGGCACAGCAGGGACACACAGGAGGCTGGGcgacagcagctgggctggcaggaGGAGGCACAGCAGGAGGAGGTGGGCACACAGCAGGCAGGTCTGCACACAGGGCGGCACAGCAGGGACAGGCTGGAGCAGGGCTTGCAGCACACAGGCCTGCAGCACccaggagcacagcaggagggctggcagcagcaggaggaggaggaggcagagcagatgggtgtgcagcacacaggcctgcagcagacaggcacacagcaggAGGGCTGGCAGCAGGAGGACTGGCAGCTAGACTGCTGGCAGCAGGATTCAGAGCAGATGGGTGTGCAGCACACAGGCCTGCAGCAAAGGGTCACACCGCAGGGCTGCTGGCAGGGGGAGGAGGTGCAGCAAGAGGGCTCACAGCTAGACTGCTGGCAGCATGAGGAGGAAGTACCACAGCAGACAGGCATACAGCACACAGGCTTGCAGCAAAGGGTCACACCACAGGGCTGCTGGCAGGGGGAGCAGGTGCAGCAAGCTGGCTGGCAGCTAGACTGCTGGCAGCATGAGGGTGTGCAGCAGGAAGACTGGCAGCAGGGGCTGGACACACAGCTCACTGGGGTGCAGAGGAGGCAAGGGGTTGGGGCACAGCAGCTGGGGGCACAGCAGCTGGACTGGCAACAGCTGGGGACACAGCAGCTGGGGGCACAGCAAGGAacacagcagctgggctggcagcagctgggggCACAGCCGCAGGGCTCACAGCAGCTCTCTGGGCAGTCGTCCACCTGCCAGGAGGAGTTGGTGCGAGCGTcagagcagacagacatggtggagGCGGCCATGGTGTGGGAAGTGTTGGAAGTCAAGGTGCAGGCTGCTTTGGATGTCaagcgtgtgtgagtgtgggaggtGCTGGGCTGTTGGCCTTTTATTCTCCTCCAGCCTGTGTTTTCCCAGAGTGAGACGCACCTCTCTTCCTGTTGTGTAGCAGGTGCATTGTGGGAAGTTCCTCTTCCCCAGAGACTTGGAACTGGGTGCTTGGGAGGCAAGGCTTGCTGTCAGCTCCAGGGTGACGGGGAAAGCTCAGCTCTGAGAGTGGCCAGATGGCAGCAGGCTTGCTGGTGTCCAGGGAGAGAcagtgggaaactgaggcctggcttctgggagagagaaaaacaggtaGAAAGCCTGGTAGTTCAAAGATCTACTTCTGCCAGTATGCAAGATGTCAGCCACTGGTGGAGTCTGGTGGGGACACCGTTTGGGGCCAGCTGGAAGCACCATCCTGTGCCGATGGCTATTAGGAAGATGGGATAGGAGTATCACTGTAAGGTCTCCTCAGAAGTCAGTGTGGTGTGAGGACCGCAGGCAAATCTCAAGGATGAGGCCAGTCTGAGtgacttagtgagaccctgtctcaaaaacctgaaAGCAAACTTCTTTAGAGACCAGTGAGtctgtgagcagctgcctcccCTAGTGTTTATTTTCTGACGTCTCGCTTGCTTCTGAAACCTCGTGTCAGAGAGTCCCCGAGTGTCTGTGCAGAGCACACAGCTAGGCCTCTTGTCACAGGGCCCTGTTGGCTGATGTGACACACTGCTTGTCTCTCTGCTGATACCTGTGATAACTGTAGTTTCCACCACTTGGGGACATGGCTCCGGGTATGTGGGTGTCTGGCTGTGTGCTCCTGAGGAGGCTCTGCCCATGACTGTCTCGTCTGAGACAGTCATCCTGTATCAGGAAGGGTGTTCATGATAAAGACTGTTGTGACCTGAGCTTGGAAGATTTTGCCGGTTTAAGTGAGGTTGGGGACAGGGCTGTGCccgcacaccccacacacccgGAGTCATGTCTCCTGTGGTCCAACCTGCTCAGTCATCTAGCACCTCCTGGATGCCCAAGAACCTGAGAACCCGATGGCCCCAGCCTCTTTGCAGGCCCAGGGGTCCCCGGGCCAGCTCTGGTTGTGTCCTGCATCTCAGACTgcaatccccagcccctggagcaGGGTCCTAAGGCTTCTCACAGCTGGATATTTGCCCGGCAGCAGTGGTGGTGTGAGGTAAGCATGGTCAAGTTCCAgcatcctgcctccccaagcTGTCCAAGCCCTGTGGCTGAGCAGATGTGGGACCCCATTAACCCTACAATCTCAGAAATCTGTCAGgtagcagcagagagagaaaggccgTGTATCAGATTCCTCTCACGCAGTTGGAATGCATCTCTGTTGTTTAGTGACATTGTCATGATAGGACATTGGCATCCTTTGGTGACAGGAAGCCCTGAGCACCCATGGAGGGATGAACTCCTACAAGATCACAGTACTAAGTTCTGGATGGTTCCATACACTAGAATGGGGGAGGGTGTTAGGGGGATGGGCAGATGAGTCATGGCCAGAGGTCTCTGTGTTGAGGGCAGGTAGCTGTCCCATGCTAGCTCTCCTCAGCTTTTCCGAGGTGGAGAACTGTGCTGGGGAGGCTATAAAACTTTTTTTGTTGAATTTATGAATTCCAACctggccgggggtgggggtggggcttccaGGGCATCATTAATTCTACACGAAAGCTTAGGGAAAGCCCCCAACTACTTCTCTGGGAAATACACTAAAAGGTGACATTATCCAATGTGCCTTCCCAAGTTACTAATATGCGTGTCCCCAGACAAGACATATGGCTTTGCACCCCTACCTCCATTTCAAGAGTATAGGTGTTCAGACCTAGGTTTTGTTTGTGACACACAGCTGTGATGGCTCCCATGGGTCATGTTGGCTATGAGTGTGTGTCCCAGCCAGGTGTTGTACCTTCTTGTCTCTTTTCCATAGGACAGCTTTTCCACAGTTGCTGGATTGAGGGGGAAAAGGAACTCTGAGGTGACAAAGGCCCTGTGTGTCCCAAGGCCATGACCCTAAGACTCTGCCATCCACGTCCTCTTCCTAAAGCCATGCTATCAATTTCGACACCCTCATAACGAGTTCACACTCAAGTGGTTGGCCTCTCCCTCTGGCCTGCCTGATGGGCTTAGCAATTGTAAGACTTCGGCCCAACGAACAGTGCTTAGGTCCCTGTTCACACATCTCCTGACACCCACGTGACCACAGGGAAGGGCCATTCAGACCTCTCCTGCCACATCTGACAGCTTCCTATGTCTCTGGGCTCGCGGCTAAGACTCTCAAAGCTGGTTCTGAGCCCCACAGCCCTGACAATCCTGGCTGTGCCACTGGCCTTGATGTACCAGGTATtggggaacaggagagaaagaattttttttctgagcagccatatggggaagagaaagagaggtccAGCAAAAACATCATTCCAAGTCCACCTTTACCCCAAGTCCACCTTCACCCCAAGTCCACCCTCACCCCAAATCCACCTTCACCCCAAGTCCACCCTCACCCCACGTCCACCTTCACCCCAAGTCCACTTTCACCCCAAGTCCACTGTCAGAGTTTCTGGCACCAGAGTAAAGTTTAAGTAGATGGCAAGAAGTACACACAGTTACCAGTTCTGGTCAAGTCGTGGTCCCGCCCATCATCATCTGGACTCTAGAGGTTCCTGCAAGGTATTCTGGGAGACAAACTCCCCTTCTGGCTGGGACCAGTCTCAGCCTTTTCCGTCTCCAAGCATGAAACTTCCAGGCAAACTCCAATTCCTTGGACTTTATTGTCTTAAAACTCTGAGGGGTGCAAGTGTCTCCCGCCAAGTGGCTACACGCTCTCCTATCTTCTCTGTCACAGAGCCTTACCTGCCACAGAGGAACCAGATCCTAGTGTTTCTGGTCACAGCCATGATACCGCTTCCAAGTTTATGAGTTCAGTTGACCATGAACACTGGGATAAGAGTCCACAGCCTTTTCTGTGTCCACCAGATATTGTCCGTGGGCAGAGGGCTGACAGCATCCTCAGACCCTACATCATGGACCTGACAGGAGTTAAGGCCAGGGCTGGGCATGGCCACAGGGGAAGTGAGTCTAGAGCTGTGCCTGACAGTAGCTTGTGTCCCCCGGCTCAGGAGGGTCACCCATAAGCTTAGCCTGCTCAGCTCTAACCGGCACGGCTCTCCTAGGTCTGTCCTAGCATTCTGGCCCAGAGGCACAGTACAGTGTCAGGGAAGGGATCCCTGCACAGAAGAGAGCTGGCA
This window harbors:
- the LOC116887096 gene encoding keratin-associated protein 10-9-like isoform X7, whose translation is MAASTMSVCSDARTNSSWQVDDCPESCCEPCGCAPAPTPCLLCTPVSCVSSPCCQSSCCTPSCCQQSSCQPACCTCSPCQQPCGVTLCCKPVCCMPVCCGTSSSCCQQSSCEPSCCTSSPCQQPCGPSCCVPVCCRPVCCTPICSASSSSCCCQPSCCAPGCCRPVCCKPCSSLSLLCRPVCRPACCVPTSSCCASSCQPSCCRPASCVSLLCRPACSRQACSGNKSSC
- the LOC116887096 gene encoding keratin-associated protein 10-3-like isoform X8; protein product: MAASTMSVCSDARTNSSWQVDDCPESCCEPCGCSSCCAPSCCAPTPCLLCTPVSCVSSPCCQSSCCTPSCCQQSSCQPACCTCSPCQQPCGVTLCCKPVCCMPPSCCVPVCCRPVCCTPICSASSSSCCCQPSCCAPGCCRPVCCKPCSSLSLLCRPVCRPACCVPTSSCCASSCQPSCCRPASCVSLLCRPACSRQACSGNKSSC
- the LOC116887096 gene encoding keratin-associated protein 10-3-like isoform X6 codes for the protein MAASTMSVCSDARTNSSWQVDDCPESCCEPCGCAPSCCQPSCCVPCCAPSCCVPSCCQSSCCAPSCCAPTPCLLCTPVSCVSSPCCQSSCCTPSCCQQSSCQPACCTCSPCQQPCGVTLCCKPVCCMPPSCCVPVCCRPVCCTPICSASSSSCCCQPSCCAPGCCRPVCCKPCSSLSLLCRPVCRPACCVPTSSCCASSCQPSCCRPASCVSLLCRPACSRQACSGNKSSC
- the LOC116887096 gene encoding keratin-associated protein 10-8-like isoform X3, encoding MAASTMSVCSDARTNSSWQVDDCPESCCEPCGCAPSCCQPSCCVPCCAPSCCVPSCCQSSCCAPSCCAPTPCLLCTPVSCVSSPCCQSSCCTPSCCQQSSCQPACCTCSPCQQPCGVTLCCKPVCCMPVCCGTSSSCCQQSSCEPSCCTSSPCQQPCGPSCCVPVCCRPVCCTPICSASSSSCCCQPSCCAPGCCRPVCCKPCSSLSLLCRPVCRPACCVPTSSCCASSCQPSCCRPASCVSLLCRPACSRQACSGNKSSC
- the LOC116887096 gene encoding keratin-associated protein 10-11-like isoform X5, with the protein product MAASTMSVCSDARTNSSWQVDDCPESCCEPCGCAPSCCQPSCCVPCCAPSCCVPSCCQSSCCAPSCCAPTPCLLCTPVSCVSSPCCQSSCCTPSCCQQSSCQPACCTCSPCQQPCGVTLCCKPVCCTPICSESCCQQSSCQSSCCQPSCCVPVCCRPVCCTPICSASSSSCCCQPSCCAPGCCRPVCCKPCSSLSLLCRPVCRPACCVPTSSCCASSCQPSCCRPASCVSLLCRPACSRQACSGNKSSC
- the LOC116887096 gene encoding keratin-associated protein 10-1-like isoform X2, encoding MAASTMSVCSDARTNSSWQVDDCPESCCEPCGCSSCCAPSCCAPTPCLLCTPVSCVSSPCCQSSCCTPSCCQQSSCQPACCTCSPCQQPCGVTLCCKPVCCMPVCCGTSSSCCQQSSCEPSCCTSSPCQQPCGVTLCCRPVCCTPICSESCCQQSSCQSSCCQPSCCVPVCCRPVCCTPICSASSSSCCCQPSCCAPGCCRPVCCKPCSSLSLLCRPVCRPACCVPTSSCCASSCQPSCCRPASCVSLLCRPACSRQACSGNKSSC
- the LOC116887096 gene encoding keratin-associated protein 10-1-like isoform X4; this encodes MAASTMSVCSDARTNSSWQVDDCPESCCEPCGCAPSCCLLCTPVSCVSSPCCQSSCCTPSCCQQSSCQPACCTCSPCQQPCGVTLCCKPVCCMPVCCGTSSSCCQQSSCEPSCCTSSPCQQPCGVTLCCRPVCCTPICSESCCQQSSCQSSCCQPSCCVPVCCRPVCCTPICSASSSSCCCQPSCCAPGCCRPVCCKPCSSLSLLCRPVCRPACCVPTSSCCASSCQPSCCRPASCVSLLCRPACSRQACSGNKSSC
- the LOC116887096 gene encoding keratin-associated protein 10-11-like isoform X1, which translates into the protein MAASTMSVCSDARTNSSWQVDDCPESCCEPCGCAPSCCHCCAPSCCAPTPCLLCTPVSCVSSPCCQSSCCTPSCCQQSSCQPACCTCSPCQQPCGVTLCCKPVCCMPVCCGTSSSCCQQSSCEPSCCTSSPCQQPCGVTLCCRPVCCTPICSESCCQQSSCQSSCCQPSCCVPVCCRPVCCTPICSASSSSCCCQPSCCAPGCCRPVCCKPCSSLSLLCRPVCRPACCVPTSSCCASSCQPSCCRPASCVSLLCRPACSRQACSGNKSSC